One genomic region from Leishmania braziliensis MHOM/BR/75/M2904 complete genome, chromosome 35 encodes:
- a CDS encoding putative proteophosphoglycan ppg3: MTYPQLAAQVARRSLQRQWQPEISVWVLLAFTVLALFVSVATASPPLLNTQSPAVLQKEEELLDCTEHEAIPFYTAEQQANTLAFLAEFPYAIPALSNTWMCHNFCKWNGVHCSEEGVEVSLHSRRLIGRLPEVPAAVDPDHIMVTSIVLKGRGDGIESTLPESWLHLTKLTTLQLNLENKPPVSTSLKIQNVAYKMQPMNTAASSVNTKACFLPRNVVNVSITRNSISGRLPPRFPLCNPKMQYLYLQYNPDIYGPIPKEWGKWTSLQILNIKGTRVCGCAPPEWGNFNPPVTLLAEDLVTHPEICNTSCPDISTSSSSAPSSSSSSAPSSSSSALECDGPIPFYSESQQVNTRSFLEAFKDTIEDLQPLWTCTNFCVWPYVLCTPAGVAVEITGTEFFGHVPEVSPDVDTAEVVVTKLDFSHSMWVEGDYPASWASLHSLEHVSFAYTAMSGTLPSEWGDMDALRYLDLSFTWTNGMFPQSWSRLAKLEVLNLMHLTIPDHPPDSWSHMTALRELNLASTRASGTLPASWSSLKNLEILSLSNNTMFGSLPEQWGSLKQLATLMLHENYLSGSIPEIYNDMTALTRASLENNRFCGCLPSVWAAQQGVSMTITAQKEVLASDCATANTCDPEAVSSSSSAPSSSSSSAPSSSSSAPSSSSSSAPSSSSSAPSSSSSSAPSSSSSAPSSSSSSAPSSSSSAPSSSSSAPSSSSSAPTTTEEPTPDPVLPSSASSSVDRTFYDALYFYCPNVEEAGVETIQAHKEEICCNAWDGADYSVTCGDEIRGFSNAIVTCSGAIGSRGYFSCCSRVGRDGTATFLGERCEDKPVDGVDSHEALAPWWNPRTSGGGLLLTLLAVIVVCVL, encoded by the coding sequence ATGACGTACCCGCAACTCGCCGCTCAAGTGGCGCGTcgctcgctgcagcggcaatgGCAACCCGAGATATCTGTGTGGGTACTACTCGCCTTTACAgtgctcgctctcttcgtgAGTGTTGCCACAGCATCACCGCCGCTTCTCAATACCCAAAGtcctgctgtgctgcagaaggaggaggagctgctcgacTGCACGGAGCACGAGGCCATTCCGTTTTATACagccgagcagcaggcaaACACATTGGCGTTTCTGGCCGAGTTCCCCTACGCTATCCCCGCTCTCAGCAATACGTGGATGTGTCACAACTTCTGCAAGTGGAATGGCGTGCATTGCTCTGAAGAGGGTGTTGAGGTGAGCCTTCATTCACGACGACTTATCGGCCGGCTGCCAGAAGTCCCCGCTGCTGTCGACCCCGACCACATTATGGTGACAAGCATTGTTTTAAAGGGCAGAGGCGATGGTATTGAAAGCACCCTACCAGAGAGCTGGCTTCACCTTACCAAGCTCACAACTCTCCAGCTTAACCTAGAGAACAAGCCACCTGTTTCGACGTCACTGAAGATCCAAAATGTGGCCTACAAGATGCAGCCCATGAATACTGCCGCCAGTAGCGTGAACACAAAGGCTTGCTTCCTCCCACGCAATGTGGTCAACGTGTCCATCACCCGCAACAGCATCAGTGGACGCCTTCCACCTCGGTTTCCACTTTGCAATCCAAAAATGCAGTACCTCTACCTCCAGTATAACCCCGACATCTACGGACCAATACCGAAGGAATGGGGTAAATGGACTAGTCTCCAAATTCTCAACATTAAAGGAACAAGAgtctgcggctgcgcccCACCAGAGTGGGGGAACTTCAACCCTCCAGTAACGCTACTAGCCGAGGACCTAGTAACCCACCCAGAAATCTGCAACACCAGCTGCCCAGATATCAGTActagcagcagctccgcgccgtcgtcgtcctcgtcgtctgcgccgtccagcagcagctctgcactGGAGTGTGACGGCCCTATCCCGTTTTACAGCGAAAGCCAACAAGTGAACACGCGCAGTTTTCTCGAGGCGTTCAAAGATACAATCGAGGACCTTCAACCTCTCTGGACGTGTACGAACTTCTGCGTATGGCCCTATGTGCTCTGCACCCCTGCCGGCGTGGCTGTGGAAATTACTGGGACTGAGTTCTTCGGTCATGTTCCTGAGGTTTCTCCAGATGTTGACACGGCTGAAGTGGTTGTGACGAAGCTCGATTTCAGTCACAGTATGTGGGTCGAGGGCGACTACCCTGCCAGCTGGGCCTCGCTACACTCCCTTGAGCACGTGTCCTTCGCGTACACTGCGATGTCGGGAACGCTGCCTTCGGAATGGGGTGATATGGACGCGCTGAGGTACCTCGATTTGAGCTTTACGTGGACTAACGGAATGTTCCCTCAGAGTTGGAGCCGCCTAGCGAAACTCGAGGTGCTCAACTTAATGCACCTCACAATTCCAGACCACCCGCCGGACTCGTGGAGTCACATGACGGCTCTTCGCGAGCTCAATCTTGCCAGTACCAGAGCGTCAGGTACACTACCGGCCTCATGGAGCAGTCTGAAGAACCTAGAGATTCTCTCACTCTCCAACAATACCATGTTCGGGAGTCTCCCAGAGCAGTGGGGATCACTAAAGCAGCTAGCAACACTCATGCTCCACGAAAACTACCTTAGCGGTTCAATCCCCGAAATATACAACGATATGACAGCCCTCACGCGTGCCAGCCTGGAGAACAACCGATTCTGTGGCTGCTTGCCGAGCGTCTGGGCAGCACAACAAGGTGTATCCATGACCATCACTGCACAAAAAGAGGTACTCGCTTCTgactgcgccaccgccaacaCCTGTGACCCAGAAGCTGTcagtagcagcagctctgcgccgtcgtcgtcctcgtcgtctgcgccgtccagcagcagctccgcgccgtcgtcgtcctcgtcgtctgcgccgtccagcagcagctctgcgccgtcgtcgtcctcgtcgtctgcgccgtccagcagcagctccgcgccgtcgtcgtcctcgtcgtctgcgccgtccagcagcagctccgcgccgtcgtcctcgtcgtctgcgccgtccagcagcagctccgctcCGACGACTACAGAGGAACCTACACCAGATCCTGTTCTTCCATCATCGGCATCTTCTTCTGTTGATCGAACATTTTATGATGCGCTGTACTTCTACTGCCCGAACGTAGAGGAGGCTGGTGTGGAGACGATTCAGGCGCATAAAGAAGAGATATGTTGCAATGCTTGGGATGGTGCTGACTACTCCGTGACTTGTGGAGATGAAATCAGGGGGTTTTCCAATGCCATTGTAacctgcagcggtgcaaTTGGGAGCCGAGGCTACTTCTCCTGTTGTTCCAGGGTGGGAAGAGATGGCACCGCAACTTTCCTTGGCGAACGCTGTGAAGATAAACCTGTTGATGGCGTTGACAGCCACGAGGCTCTTGCGCCATGGTGGAATCCCCGTactagtggtggtggtctcTTGCTGACGCTGTTAGCAGTGATCGTAGTCTGCGTTTTGTAG